A stretch of the Dechloromonas sp. TW-R-39-2 genome encodes the following:
- a CDS encoding TIGR00730 family Rossman fold protein gives MTESDKLVMGVESEALMNSASARESWRIFGIMSEFVEATERLAAIRPAVTIFGSARVKPGSPYYELTENIARLLSDSGFSVISGGGPGIMEAANKGAYFGKSPSVGLNIQLPHEQSSNPYQDISQTFRHFFARKYMFVRFASAYVVMPGGFGTLDELMEALTLIQTGKARKIPLILVCSDFWKGLIDWFKQRLVEEKMVDPEDIDLIQLIDEPSQVVEAIFKHYEARPFAPLPSEREMMLNL, from the coding sequence GTGACTGAGAGCGATAAGCTGGTGATGGGGGTGGAATCCGAGGCCTTGATGAATTCTGCATCGGCCCGCGAGTCCTGGCGGATTTTCGGCATTATGTCAGAGTTCGTCGAAGCGACGGAGCGGCTGGCCGCCATTCGTCCAGCCGTGACGATTTTCGGCAGCGCCCGCGTCAAGCCGGGTTCGCCGTATTACGAACTGACCGAAAACATTGCCCGTTTGCTGTCCGATTCGGGCTTTTCGGTCATTTCCGGCGGTGGACCGGGGATCATGGAAGCGGCCAACAAAGGGGCGTACTTCGGCAAGTCGCCCTCGGTCGGCCTCAATATTCAGTTGCCGCATGAGCAATCGTCGAACCCGTATCAGGACATTTCACAGACCTTCCGACACTTCTTTGCCCGGAAGTACATGTTCGTCCGCTTTGCCAGTGCTTATGTCGTGATGCCGGGTGGTTTCGGCACGCTCGACGAGTTGATGGAGGCGCTGACCCTGATCCAGACCGGCAAGGCGCGCAAGATTCCATTGATCCTGGTCTGCTCCGATTTCTGGAAAGGGCTGATCGACTGGTTCAAGCAGCGTCTGGTCGAGGAAAAAATGGTCGATCCGGAAGACATCGACTTGATCCAGCTGATCGATGAACCGTCGCAGGTGGTCGAGGCCATCTTCAAGCATTACGAGGCTCGTCCCTTCGCTCCCTTGCCAAGCGAACGCGAGATGATGCTCAACCTGTAA
- a CDS encoding DUF2782 domain-containing protein, whose translation MRRIIPLLMLAALPVWAQQGDLQPLPAVPPPPPGMEAFDAALEPQVNIVKTEKETREEFRIKGKLYMVKVTPSIGKTYYLVDRQGDGNFIESDTFGPNVKPPMWILHSW comes from the coding sequence ATGCGCCGCATTATTCCCCTTCTCATGCTTGCTGCCTTGCCGGTCTGGGCCCAGCAAGGCGATCTCCAGCCGTTGCCGGCCGTTCCGCCGCCGCCTCCCGGCATGGAGGCTTTCGACGCCGCGCTTGAGCCGCAGGTCAATATCGTCAAGACCGAGAAGGAAACGCGCGAAGAGTTCCGCATTAAGGGCAAGCTTTACATGGTCAAGGTCACGCCGTCGATCGGCAAGACCTACTACCTGGTCGACCGTCAGGGCGACGGTAATTTCATCGAATCCGACACCTTCGGGCCGAACGTCAAGCCGCCGATGTGGATTCTGCATTCCTGGTAA
- a CDS encoding homoserine kinase: MSVYTTVGRDELSAWLQPLGLGELISHAGIAAGMQNSNYFVTTASGRYVLTLFERIEPQALDFYLMLMARLSGRGIPCPQPLADAAGQLWRPLSGKPAALLSCLPGTADEAPTPARCRLLGATLADMHAAGADLPNPLPNPCGAAWRQAVGTALLPLLDRDEQSLLADELAFQQAQDYSALPRGIIHADLFRDNVLWDSHGQLGGVLDFYFAGEDVLLFDLAVVANDWCFDAPALAALIEGYTSRRRLSDAEVAAWPAIRRAAALRFWLLRLEVRHQPRHGDVVTIKDPDHFRRMLQGFRLAPEALSR; the protein is encoded by the coding sequence TTGTCCGTCTATACCACCGTTGGGCGCGACGAACTTTCCGCCTGGCTCCAGCCGCTCGGGCTGGGTGAGTTGATCAGCCATGCCGGCATCGCTGCCGGCATGCAGAATTCCAACTATTTCGTGACGACGGCCAGCGGTCGCTATGTGCTGACGCTGTTCGAACGCATCGAGCCGCAGGCGCTCGACTTCTACCTGATGCTGATGGCCCGGCTGTCCGGGCGCGGCATTCCGTGCCCGCAGCCATTGGCCGATGCGGCGGGTCAATTGTGGCGGCCGCTGTCCGGCAAGCCGGCCGCGCTGCTCAGCTGTCTGCCCGGAACGGCCGATGAAGCGCCGACGCCGGCGCGTTGCCGGCTGCTCGGTGCAACCCTGGCCGACATGCATGCAGCCGGCGCCGATCTACCGAATCCGCTGCCCAACCCCTGCGGCGCTGCCTGGCGCCAGGCGGTCGGTACGGCTTTGCTGCCTCTGCTGGATCGCGACGAGCAAAGCTTGCTGGCTGATGAACTGGCTTTCCAGCAGGCGCAGGATTACTCGGCCTTGCCGCGCGGCATCATCCATGCCGATCTGTTCCGCGACAACGTATTGTGGGATTCCCACGGTCAACTCGGTGGGGTGCTCGATTTCTATTTTGCCGGCGAAGATGTCCTGCTCTTCGATCTGGCGGTGGTTGCCAACGACTGGTGCTTTGATGCCCCAGCCCTGGCCGCCCTGATCGAGGGCTATACCAGCCGGCGTCGTCTGTCCGATGCCGAAGTGGCTGCCTGGCCGGCCATCCGGCGGGCTGCGGCCTTGCGTTTCTGGCTGCTGCGGCTTGAAGTCCGTCATCAACCGCGCCATGGCGATGTGGTGACAATCAAGGACCCGGACCATTTTCGGCGCATGTTGCAAGGTTTTCGCCTTGCTCCCGAAGCGCTGTCCCGTTAG
- a CDS encoding BPSS1780 family membrane protein — MNESTAFPMAPAPFTGASREVDPGACFDWLRQGWAMFLANPGLWIGSAVLLLIMLMAISIVPFFGQIAAHLLVPLFGAGMVQICRHLAEEKPAEIADLFAGFRHGAGELVMVGVFFAAGIFGIAFLAFLLVSGGILGGVVTGRVGGFGIALGGVMLAGLLVMVLSIPVIMATWFAPALVFFHDMKPLDAMKASFAAGAKNWLAMTIFGVFLVVALFFAMLPLGLGLLLFLPVFSGAVYASYRDIFEGV; from the coding sequence ATGAACGAATCCACTGCATTCCCGATGGCCCCGGCCCCGTTTACCGGCGCCAGCCGCGAAGTCGATCCCGGTGCCTGCTTTGACTGGCTGCGCCAGGGCTGGGCCATGTTCCTGGCGAATCCCGGCTTGTGGATCGGCAGTGCCGTCTTGCTGCTCATCATGCTGATGGCGATTTCCATCGTGCCATTTTTCGGCCAGATTGCTGCCCACTTGCTGGTGCCGCTGTTTGGTGCCGGTATGGTGCAGATCTGCCGCCATCTGGCGGAAGAAAAGCCGGCCGAAATCGCCGATCTGTTCGCCGGTTTTCGCCATGGCGCCGGAGAACTGGTCATGGTCGGCGTGTTCTTTGCCGCCGGTATCTTCGGCATCGCCTTCCTTGCCTTCCTGCTCGTCAGCGGCGGCATTCTCGGCGGCGTCGTGACCGGCCGCGTCGGTGGTTTCGGAATCGCGCTGGGCGGCGTCATGCTGGCCGGCCTGCTGGTCATGGTGCTGTCGATACCGGTCATCATGGCCACATGGTTTGCCCCGGCACTGGTTTTCTTCCACGACATGAAGCCGCTCGATGCGATGAAGGCGAGCTTTGCCGCAGGTGCGAAAAACTGGCTGGCGATGACCATCTTCGGGGTCTTCCTCGTTGTCGCGCTGTTTTTCGCGATGTTGCCGCTCGGTCTGGGCCTGCTGCTGTTCCTGCCGGTCTTCTCCGGCGCGGTCTACGCCTCCTACCGCGATATTTTCGAGGGCGTCTGA
- a CDS encoding BPSS1780 family membrane protein — MRALTLPANAGWRWIAAGFAIFRRNPPMLSMLVMTYWFVMIFLNIVPLIGALAASMAIPGLSVGLMQAARNLERGQPVGIQTLFGGFRENARTLVLLGALYLCCTLGVLGISALFDGGDLLRYMLSGSKAERAALEEADFLLPSLVVVLLLLPVMMAWWFAPVLAAWHRLSLAKSLFFSFVACWMNWRPFLTYGLGLLLVCGVAPGVLLGLLLVIFPEGQSFMTALVTVPMALIIAPAVFASFYACYRDIFGISEIV, encoded by the coding sequence ATGCGCGCCCTGACTCTTCCGGCCAATGCCGGCTGGCGCTGGATCGCCGCCGGGTTCGCCATTTTCCGGCGCAATCCGCCGATGTTGTCGATGCTGGTGATGACCTACTGGTTCGTCATGATCTTCCTCAACATCGTGCCGCTGATCGGTGCGCTGGCGGCTTCGATGGCCATTCCCGGCCTCTCGGTCGGCCTGATGCAGGCGGCGCGCAATCTGGAACGTGGTCAGCCGGTTGGTATCCAGACGTTGTTCGGCGGTTTTCGTGAAAACGCCCGGACGCTGGTCTTGCTCGGCGCTCTGTACCTTTGTTGCACGCTCGGCGTGCTCGGTATTTCTGCGCTGTTCGATGGCGGCGACCTGCTGCGTTACATGCTCTCGGGTAGCAAGGCAGAGCGTGCGGCACTTGAAGAGGCTGATTTTCTGCTGCCGTCGCTGGTCGTCGTTCTCTTGCTGCTGCCGGTCATGATGGCCTGGTGGTTTGCCCCGGTACTCGCTGCCTGGCATCGTCTGTCGCTCGCCAAGTCGCTGTTCTTCAGCTTCGTTGCCTGCTGGATGAACTGGCGCCCCTTCCTGACCTACGGTCTTGGCCTGTTGCTGGTCTGCGGCGTTGCGCCGGGTGTGTTGCTCGGCTTGCTGCTGGTGATTTTTCCGGAAGGGCAGTCGTTCATGACGGCGCTGGTCACCGTACCGATGGCCCTGATCATCGCGCCGGCTGTCTTTGCCAGCTTCTACGCCTGCTATCGCGACATCTTCGGCATTTCGGAAATTGTCTGA
- the nadD gene encoding nicotinate-nucleotide adenylyltransferase, whose product MSEPLGLFGGTFDPVHFGHLRLAEESIAHLGLAGVRWIPAGHPPHRGTPQVTPAQRLEMVLRSTAGNEQFSVDPGEVEATAPSYTVLTLERLRRELGSEQSLVLLVGADAFAGLATWHRWRDIFSLAHVAVSHRPGFPVEVASLPEELAAEFSTRRLLDAAALKARPAGGIVTFAMTQLAISATQIRTLLSNGKSARYLLPDTVLDYIRTHSLYRNA is encoded by the coding sequence TTGTCTGAACCGCTAGGCCTGTTCGGCGGGACTTTTGATCCCGTCCATTTCGGCCATCTTCGTCTGGCTGAAGAATCCATCGCCCATCTTGGCCTGGCCGGCGTGCGCTGGATTCCGGCCGGGCATCCGCCGCATCGGGGTACACCGCAGGTTACGCCGGCCCAGCGGCTTGAGATGGTGCTGCGCTCGACGGCCGGAAATGAGCAATTTTCAGTCGATCCCGGCGAAGTCGAAGCGACCGCGCCCAGTTACACCGTGCTGACGCTCGAACGTTTGCGCCGCGAACTGGGCAGCGAACAGTCGCTCGTCCTGCTGGTCGGGGCCGATGCTTTTGCCGGTCTGGCCACCTGGCATCGCTGGCGCGACATATTTTCGCTGGCGCATGTAGCCGTCTCGCACCGGCCTGGTTTTCCGGTCGAAGTTGCCAGTTTGCCGGAAGAACTGGCGGCCGAATTCAGCACTCGCCGATTGCTCGATGCTGCTGCACTGAAAGCCAGACCAGCCGGCGGAATCGTGACTTTTGCGATGACCCAGCTGGCGATTTCGGCAACCCAGATCCGTACCTTGCTGAGCAACGGAAAATCGGCGCGCTATTTGCTGCCGGATACCGTTCTCGACTATATTCGGACCCATTCTCTCTACAGAAACGCCTAA
- the rsfS gene encoding ribosome silencing factor yields the protein MDIPKLQKIVVAALEDIKGKDIEVLNTSKLTSMFDRLVIATGDSNRQVKALARNVSEKVREAGGEVLSMEGEDTGEWVLVDLGDIVVHVMQPTIRTYYNLEELWKATPAQRRKAAEPAAGE from the coding sequence ATGGACATCCCAAAGCTGCAAAAAATCGTCGTCGCCGCCCTTGAAGACATCAAAGGCAAGGATATCGAAGTTCTCAACACCAGCAAGCTGACCTCGATGTTCGATCGTCTGGTCATCGCGACCGGTGACTCGAATCGCCAAGTCAAGGCACTGGCTCGCAATGTTTCCGAAAAAGTGCGTGAAGCCGGTGGCGAAGTGCTCTCGATGGAAGGTGAAGACACCGGTGAATGGGTGCTGGTCGACCTCGGCGACATCGTCGTGCACGTCATGCAACCGACCATCCGCACCTATTACAACCTTGAGGAACTGTGGAAGGCCACGCCTGCCCAGCGCCGCAAGGCAGCGGAGCCGGCTGCCGGCGAATGA
- the rlmH gene encoding 23S rRNA (pseudouridine(1915)-N(3))-methyltransferase RlmH produces MKLSVLAVGHRQPDWVSAGCAEYLKRMPRELPASVTEIKPEPRGSKTREQLLSAEKGRIREALASGSRIVVLDEKGDDLTTLKLAKRLEAWMLDGRDVVLLIGGADGLDEEFKQQADDRLRLSSLTLPHGMARLLLCEQLYRAVSVLKNHPYHREG; encoded by the coding sequence ATGAAGCTGAGCGTACTCGCCGTCGGCCATCGCCAGCCCGACTGGGTGAGCGCCGGTTGTGCCGAGTACCTCAAGCGCATGCCGCGCGAACTGCCGGCCAGCGTCACCGAAATCAAGCCTGAACCGCGCGGCTCCAAGACCCGCGAGCAATTGCTGTCAGCTGAAAAGGGCCGCATCCGCGAAGCCCTGGCCAGCGGCAGCCGCATTGTCGTGCTTGATGAAAAGGGTGACGACCTGACCACGCTCAAGCTGGCCAAACGCCTTGAAGCCTGGATGCTCGACGGGCGCGACGTGGTGCTGCTGATCGGCGGGGCCGATGGTCTCGATGAAGAGTTCAAGCAACAGGCCGACGATCGTCTGCGCCTTTCCAGCCTGACCTTACCGCATGGCATGGCCCGGCTGCTGCTCTGCGAACAGCTTTATCGCGCGGTCAGCGTCCTGAAAAACCACCCTTACCACCGGGAGGGATGA
- a CDS encoding nucleoside triphosphate pyrophosphatase has product MRIYLASRSPRRRELLTQIGVDFDTVIFRTGERSDPQTDETPLPGEAALDYVERVARAKAEHGARLLAWRKLPLRPVLSADTTLEFEGQIIGKPLDEHDAVAILRRLSGQTHRVLTGVAVAFDGRVDYVLSRSEVTFRVIEEAEIQHYVRSGEPMDKAGAYGIQGRAGMFVEHLSGSYTGVMGLPLCATGELLKRVGLKPD; this is encoded by the coding sequence ATGCGTATTTATCTCGCTTCGCGCAGTCCACGCCGTCGTGAATTGCTGACCCAGATCGGCGTCGATTTCGATACCGTGATTTTCCGCACCGGCGAGCGCAGCGATCCGCAGACCGATGAAACCCCCTTGCCGGGTGAGGCTGCGCTCGACTATGTCGAGCGTGTTGCACGCGCCAAGGCCGAACATGGTGCCCGTCTGCTTGCCTGGCGCAAGTTGCCGTTGCGTCCGGTTTTGTCGGCCGATACGACGCTGGAGTTCGAAGGGCAGATTATCGGCAAACCGCTCGATGAACACGATGCAGTGGCCATCCTGCGTCGCTTGTCCGGCCAGACGCATCGCGTGCTGACCGGTGTCGCCGTGGCTTTTGACGGGCGTGTCGACTATGTTTTGTCGCGCAGCGAAGTGACTTTCCGGGTCATCGAAGAGGCTGAAATCCAGCATTACGTGCGTAGCGGCGAGCCGATGGACAAGGCCGGTGCCTACGGCATCCAGGGCCGTGCCGGGATGTTTGTCGAGCATCTTTCCGGCAGCTACACCGGCGTCATGGGCCTGCCGCTTTGTGCGACCGGCGAATTGCTCAAGCGAGTCGGGCTCAAGCCTGACTGA
- a CDS encoding 4'-phosphopantetheinyl transferase superfamily protein — protein sequence MRAPPIHHWPACAGQAIRHEGLIVIAVDTPETPIRDTARQRLRQALSEVLAEQGIDHRLIAEAGRPLRLERHPEIGLSCTHEPGLSLVAIHFNGPVGIDLMRLDAGLPDTTEIRQLASDYLGPGMAQRLLADPQAFAATWTAHEASLKCLGLALEEWTPALAERLAQCHCMQLALPASHVGTLCVRPAWMRA from the coding sequence GTGCGCGCTCCGCCCATCCATCACTGGCCGGCATGCGCCGGGCAGGCAATTCGGCACGAGGGCCTGATCGTTATCGCGGTCGACACGCCCGAAACGCCGATTCGCGATACGGCTCGCCAACGGCTGCGACAGGCCCTGAGCGAAGTTCTGGCCGAACAAGGCATCGACCATCGTCTGATCGCGGAAGCAGGCCGCCCCCTGCGCCTCGAACGGCATCCTGAAATCGGCCTGTCGTGCACGCACGAGCCCGGACTTTCGCTGGTTGCCATTCATTTCAACGGACCGGTCGGCATCGATCTGATGCGGCTTGATGCCGGCTTGCCCGACACGACGGAAATCCGGCAATTGGCCAGCGACTATCTGGGTCCCGGCATGGCGCAACGGCTGCTGGCCGATCCGCAGGCTTTTGCAGCCACCTGGACGGCGCATGAGGCCAGCCTGAAATGCCTGGGTCTGGCGTTAGAAGAATGGACCCCGGCGCTGGCGGAAAGGCTCGCTCAATGTCACTGCATGCAGCTGGCGTTGCCGGCCAGCCACGTCGGTACGCTGTGCGTCAGGCCAGCCTGGATGCGGGCTTGA
- a CDS encoding Pls/PosA family non-ribosomal peptide synthetase yields the protein MLENCSVPDQPGRLAGPDAPDLIRHEVLADLFEATAARLADKTALIFAGRQLSYGELNAAADRVASRLIADGVRPGQIVGLWLPRGIDLLVMQLGIAKTGAAWLPFDADTPVDRINVCLDDACAAGLVSHTPVSPLACRSWLSSELQAAHPGPLNHRHDARPEDPAYVIYTSGSTGKPKGILINQGAICHFLRSENAILGIRESDRVYQGFSVAFDMSFEEIWISYLVGATLWLAPKEVATDPEALPLALIKNQVSVLHAVPTLLALFNCDVPGLRLINLGGEACPQAIVERWANAGRQVFNTYGPTEATVSASLAELHPGQPVTIGRPLPNYGLLIVDAAVDQPLRLLSQGETGELCITGPGVAAGYLGRPDLTAEKFLANPWAGTPHESRLYRTGDLARIDENGQIHCLGRTDDQVKIRGFRVELGEIEATLTRQAGVGTAAVILRQDEEIERLVAYLVLEENSTASAGTLRSALSETLPPYMVPAHFEMLDSMPRLTSGKIDRKALRARPLDMPAGLTGESDEPQTPTEEILFAALARLFPGQPIQRAADFFSDLGGHSLLAARLASSLRTETRFAGFSVRDIYLNRQIGRIVEALDATTELTSDSSAASWVTPSPLKRWLCGIAQACILPLLVGLRMGQWLAPFFTYHFFTGDPGDSIARAVAVSVGVFLFATLLGFALAIAGKWLIAGRLKAGSYPLWGMTYFRWWLADRMIEGAPAYMLSGSPLMVWWLRALGARIGREAVIGNITLRAHDLLEIGHGVSIGNAVNLENARVERGQLHLGRITLEDDANIGSYSVLEGNTCIRQAGHLEGQSALSDGQEIPARRIWSGSPARDIGPFEADTLPPRPQVSGWRITGEAIFYVCGVLTTAILFFMPVFPSFMLVDWLDSDPGQPVPGIPWQLIKYFGFAFPGTAVLIIGTLLGSALFRWTLLPRLKAGRWAIHSRVYCSRWLVNQIQESSLNILHGIYATVYAPFWYRLLGAKVGRDAEISTAQGLVPDLLTLGDETFIADAVMLGDEDIDGGWMSIQPTVVSRRSFVGNGAFIPDGTILPENVLIGVHSRAPDNARMQPGDTWLGSPPINLPAREQTAGFPEALTFRPSRARRLGRALVEAFRIISPHALVIAVGYTVVLNVMPLAETGEWRAAFTALTLAGLLFGIGAFFFVVLFKWLFIGNYRKASAPMWTPFVWLSEAVTSLYEGIAVPNFMRYLRGTPWLPIALNMLGCRIGRGVYIDTTDVTEFDCVRIGEHSEINALACPQTHLFEDRVMKIDEVVIGKRVYMGPRSTVLYGAAVADNVRLGPLTLVMKGESLPAGSSWRGCPAAPARN from the coding sequence ATGCTCGAAAATTGCTCCGTTCCCGACCAGCCCGGCCGTCTTGCCGGCCCCGATGCCCCAGACCTGATCCGCCATGAAGTACTGGCCGATCTTTTTGAAGCAACGGCAGCGCGTCTGGCGGACAAAACGGCCCTGATCTTTGCCGGTCGCCAACTCAGCTACGGCGAGTTGAATGCGGCGGCCGACCGGGTTGCCTCGCGCCTGATCGCCGATGGCGTTCGTCCTGGCCAGATTGTCGGGCTGTGGCTGCCGCGCGGCATCGACCTGCTTGTCATGCAACTGGGCATTGCCAAGACCGGTGCCGCCTGGCTGCCTTTTGATGCCGATACGCCGGTCGACCGCATCAATGTCTGTCTCGATGATGCCTGCGCTGCCGGCTTGGTCAGCCACACACCGGTCAGCCCGCTGGCTTGCCGCAGCTGGCTGAGCAGCGAACTGCAGGCAGCTCACCCGGGGCCGCTCAATCATCGCCATGATGCCCGGCCGGAAGATCCGGCTTACGTCATCTATACCTCCGGCTCGACCGGCAAACCGAAAGGCATCCTGATCAACCAGGGCGCCATCTGCCATTTCCTGCGCAGCGAGAATGCCATTCTCGGCATCCGGGAAAGCGACCGAGTCTATCAGGGCTTTTCGGTCGCCTTCGACATGTCTTTCGAGGAAATCTGGATCAGTTACCTGGTCGGTGCGACGCTCTGGCTCGCCCCGAAGGAAGTGGCGACCGATCCCGAAGCCCTGCCGCTGGCGCTGATCAAAAACCAGGTCAGCGTCCTGCATGCCGTCCCGACCTTGCTGGCGCTGTTCAATTGCGACGTACCCGGCCTGCGGCTGATCAACCTGGGCGGCGAAGCCTGTCCGCAAGCCATCGTCGAACGCTGGGCCAACGCCGGTCGCCAGGTATTCAACACCTACGGCCCGACCGAGGCGACCGTCTCGGCCAGTCTGGCCGAACTGCATCCCGGCCAGCCGGTGACCATCGGCCGGCCTTTGCCGAATTACGGCCTGCTGATCGTCGATGCCGCGGTCGACCAGCCTTTGCGCCTGCTTTCCCAAGGCGAAACCGGGGAACTATGTATCACCGGGCCGGGGGTCGCGGCAGGCTATCTCGGCCGCCCCGATCTGACCGCCGAGAAATTCCTCGCCAATCCGTGGGCCGGCACGCCGCACGAAAGCCGGCTCTACCGCACCGGCGATCTGGCACGCATTGATGAGAATGGCCAGATCCACTGCCTCGGGCGAACCGATGATCAGGTCAAGATTCGTGGTTTCCGTGTCGAACTTGGTGAAATCGAAGCCACCCTGACCCGCCAGGCCGGTGTCGGCACGGCGGCGGTCATCCTGCGCCAGGACGAGGAGATCGAGCGCCTGGTCGCCTACCTCGTGCTTGAGGAAAACAGTACGGCCAGCGCCGGCACGTTGCGCAGCGCACTGAGCGAGACCTTGCCGCCCTACATGGTGCCGGCCCATTTCGAAATGCTCGACAGCATGCCGCGCCTGACTTCCGGCAAGATCGACCGCAAGGCCCTGCGCGCCCGACCGCTCGACATGCCAGCCGGACTGACCGGCGAGTCGGATGAGCCACAAACGCCGACCGAGGAAATCCTGTTCGCCGCCCTCGCCCGTTTGTTTCCCGGCCAGCCGATCCAGCGGGCCGCCGATTTTTTCAGCGATCTCGGCGGCCATTCGCTGCTCGCCGCCCGTCTGGCCTCCAGTCTGCGGACAGAAACGCGCTTCGCCGGATTTTCGGTCCGCGACATTTACCTCAACCGACAAATCGGCAGGATTGTCGAAGCACTCGACGCCACCACGGAGCTGACCAGCGACAGCAGTGCGGCAAGCTGGGTCACCCCGTCACCGCTGAAACGCTGGCTATGCGGCATTGCCCAGGCCTGCATCCTGCCCTTGCTGGTCGGCCTGCGCATGGGCCAGTGGCTGGCCCCGTTCTTCACCTACCATTTCTTCACTGGCGACCCCGGCGACTCGATTGCCCGCGCTGTCGCAGTTTCGGTCGGGGTTTTCCTGTTCGCAACCCTGCTCGGTTTCGCCCTGGCCATTGCTGGCAAGTGGCTGATCGCCGGCCGTCTAAAAGCCGGCAGTTACCCACTCTGGGGAATGACCTATTTCCGCTGGTGGCTGGCCGACCGGATGATAGAAGGCGCACCGGCCTACATGCTCAGCGGCTCTCCCCTGATGGTCTGGTGGCTGCGCGCCCTGGGCGCCCGGATCGGCCGCGAGGCCGTGATCGGCAACATCACGCTGCGCGCCCACGACCTGCTTGAAATCGGCCACGGCGTGAGCATCGGCAATGCCGTGAATCTGGAAAATGCACGGGTCGAGCGCGGCCAGCTGCACCTTGGCCGCATCACTCTGGAAGATGATGCCAACATCGGCTCCTATTCCGTCCTGGAAGGCAATACCTGCATTCGTCAGGCAGGTCATCTCGAAGGACAATCTGCCCTGAGCGATGGCCAGGAAATACCGGCTCGCCGTATCTGGAGCGGCTCACCGGCTCGTGACATCGGCCCCTTCGAGGCAGATACGTTGCCTCCCCGGCCACAGGTTTCCGGCTGGCGAATTACCGGGGAAGCCATTTTTTATGTCTGCGGCGTGTTGACCACGGCAATCCTGTTTTTCATGCCGGTGTTCCCCAGCTTCATGTTGGTCGACTGGCTGGACAGCGACCCGGGACAGCCGGTGCCGGGCATCCCCTGGCAACTGATCAAATATTTCGGCTTCGCCTTTCCGGGCACCGCCGTCCTGATCATCGGCACCCTCCTCGGTTCGGCACTTTTCCGCTGGACGCTGCTCCCCCGCCTGAAAGCCGGGCGCTGGGCAATTCACAGCCGGGTCTATTGCAGCCGCTGGCTGGTCAACCAGATCCAGGAGTCCAGCCTGAATATCCTGCACGGCATCTATGCCACGGTCTACGCCCCATTCTGGTACAGATTGCTCGGCGCCAAGGTCGGGCGCGATGCCGAAATCTCGACCGCTCAAGGTCTGGTACCCGACCTGCTGACGCTCGGCGACGAAACCTTCATCGCCGATGCCGTCATGCTCGGCGATGAAGATATTGATGGCGGCTGGATGTCGATCCAGCCCACCGTGGTTTCCCGGCGCAGTTTCGTCGGCAACGGTGCCTTCATTCCGGACGGCACCATCCTGCCGGAAAACGTGCTGATCGGCGTTCATTCACGCGCACCAGACAACGCCCGGATGCAACCAGGCGATACCTGGCTCGGCTCACCACCGATCAACCTGCCGGCCCGCGAACAAACCGCCGGCTTCCCCGAAGCCCTGACTTTCCGCCCGTCACGCGCCCGCCGCCTGGGGCGCGCCCTGGTCGAAGCTTTCCGCATCATCTCGCCACACGCGCTGGTCATTGCCGTCGGCTACACCGTCGTACTCAACGTCATGCCGCTGGCCGAAACCGGTGAGTGGCGCGCGGCCTTTACGGCCCTGACCCTGGCCGGGCTACTGTTCGGGATCGGCGCATTTTTCTTTGTCGTCCTTTTCAAGTGGCTGTTCATCGGCAATTACCGCAAAGCTTCGGCCCCGATGTGGACGCCGTTTGTCTGGCTGTCGGAAGCCGTCACCAGCCTGTACGAAGGCATCGCTGTCCCCAACTTCATGCGCTACCTGCGCGGGACGCCGTGGTTGCCGATCGCACTCAACATGCTGGGTTGCCGTATCGGACGCGGGGTTTATATCGACACCACCGATGTCACCGAATTCGATTGCGTCCGCATTGGCGAACACAGCGAGATCAACGCCCTGGCCTGCCCGCAAACCCATTTGTTTGAAGATCGCGTCATGAAAATCGACGAAGTGGTCATCGGCAAACGGGTTTACATGGGGCCGCGCAGCACCGTGCTCTACGGTGCGGCGGTCGCCGACAATGTTCGCCTCGGACCGCTGACGCTGGTCATGAAGGGTGAAAGCCTGCCGGCCGGATCAAGCTGGCGCGGTTGTCCTGCGGCACCGGCCCGCAACTGA